From one Pseudomonas sp. B21-048 genomic stretch:
- a CDS encoding rhomboid family intramembrane serine protease, with protein sequence MDALKGFKTIAGVALFMVALQLLNVATGYSLVAFGLVPRTLHGLLGIITSPFLHGSFAHLSTNLIAFLILGTLVIVEGLNRFIAVSAIIILLGGSLIWLFGFAGVHIGASGWVFGLWAYLLSRAWFQRSWRNLITASVVVLLYGGLIFGFFPRQGVSFEGHIFGAIAGFIAAKVLLSMPRSRFNAAR encoded by the coding sequence ATGGATGCCCTGAAGGGTTTCAAGACAATCGCAGGCGTGGCCCTCTTCATGGTCGCGCTGCAACTGCTCAATGTGGCGACCGGCTACAGCCTTGTTGCCTTCGGCCTGGTGCCGAGAACACTGCACGGACTGCTCGGCATCATCACCTCGCCTTTCCTGCACGGGTCCTTTGCGCACCTGAGCACCAACCTGATTGCCTTTTTGATTCTCGGTACCCTGGTCATTGTCGAAGGGCTCAACCGGTTCATCGCTGTCAGCGCCATCATTATTCTGCTGGGCGGTTCGCTGATCTGGCTGTTCGGATTTGCAGGCGTACACATCGGTGCCAGCGGTTGGGTATTCGGGCTGTGGGCGTACCTCCTGTCGCGCGCCTGGTTCCAGAGGAGCTGGCGCAACCTGATCACGGCCAGTGTCGTGGTTCTGCTCTATGGCGGCCTGATTTTTGGCTTCTTTCCTCGCCAGGGCGTGTCCTTCGAAGGGCATATCTTTGGTGCGATCGCCGGATTTATTGCCGCCAAGGTACTGTTATCTATGCCGCGCAGCAGGTTTAATGCCGCCCGGTAA
- a CDS encoding ion channel: protein MSIFLLLRTYAASFFHRFGWAGLAIALGIHLSTAYIGLVLLGEQHLTAPATFTYFYLTTTLTVGYGDLAPQTSAGRIFVATWVMLGGIALLTAAIGKTTSSVIDVWRKSMKGKGDFTGKVGHTVLIGWEGASSERVIELLLQDETSNDNLIVICDCDLEENPMPGKAAFIKGESLSSAALLLRAGVPGAERVLVRTQSDDLTLATVLAVNQLSPVGHVVAHFNESEIAALASAYAPSLECTSSMAIEMLVRASQDPGSSVVINELLCVGQGATQYLMRLPETFEATFGDLYTQMKERHNATLIGYRAKGARQPSINPPGATRVEGGELFYIASTRLKEITNGMV, encoded by the coding sequence ATGTCGATTTTCCTTTTATTGCGCACGTACGCCGCGTCCTTCTTCCATCGTTTCGGCTGGGCCGGCCTGGCCATCGCGCTGGGCATACACCTGAGCACGGCCTATATCGGCCTGGTGCTTCTGGGCGAACAACACCTCACCGCCCCCGCCACGTTTACCTACTTCTATCTCACCACCACGCTCACCGTCGGCTATGGCGATCTCGCGCCACAGACATCGGCGGGACGAATTTTCGTGGCGACCTGGGTCATGCTCGGGGGCATTGCGCTGCTGACGGCAGCCATCGGCAAAACCACCAGCAGCGTCATTGATGTATGGAGAAAAAGCATGAAGGGCAAAGGTGATTTCACCGGCAAGGTCGGTCACACCGTTCTCATCGGCTGGGAAGGCGCGTCCAGCGAGCGGGTCATTGAATTATTGCTGCAGGACGAAACGTCCAATGACAACCTGATCGTCATTTGCGATTGCGACCTCGAAGAAAACCCCATGCCGGGCAAAGCGGCCTTTATCAAAGGTGAAAGCCTGTCCTCTGCCGCGCTTTTGCTGCGGGCCGGCGTTCCCGGTGCCGAACGCGTCCTGGTGCGAACCCAATCAGACGATCTGACCCTGGCCACCGTGCTGGCGGTCAATCAACTGAGCCCTGTCGGGCATGTGGTCGCCCACTTCAATGAAAGTGAAATCGCCGCGCTCGCCAGCGCCTACGCGCCCAGCCTGGAATGCACTTCAAGCATGGCCATCGAGATGTTAGTGCGTGCCTCTCAGGATCCGGGCTCATCCGTGGTCATCAATGAATTGCTGTGCGTGGGTCAAGGCGCCACCCAATACCTGATGAGACTGCCCGAGACCTTTGAAGCAACGTTCGGCGATCTGTACACACAGATGAAAGAGCGCCACAACGCTACCCTTATCGGCTACCGCGCCAAAGGCGCCCGACAGCCTTCGATCAACCCGCCCGGCGCCACTCGCGTTGAGGGCGGCGAACTCTTCTATATCGCCTCCACTCGCCTCAAGGAAATCACCAATGGGATGGTTTAA
- the clsB gene encoding cardiolipin synthase ClsB: MTGPSMEKTTIEHVSTPPPVREPAVVNVEYGWHGNNRVQLLENGEEYFPRVFEVLRQAQSEILLETFIVFEDKVGNELQKILIEAAQRGVRITVSLDGFGCGELTTEYLAALSNAGVRLQIFDPAPRHFGIRTNWFRRLHRKIVVVDGTIAFLGGINFSADHLADFGPEAKQDYSVEVQGPAVADIHHFALLQSGRPARAKYWWQRRRQRRAELAVSDHDGQVRLVYRDNAEHQGDIEEVYLRVLRGARHRAIIANAYFFPGYRLLREIRNAARRGVEVRLILQGQPDLRVARLAARMTYDYLLRAGVAIYEYCDRPLHGKVALVDEDWSTVGSSNLDPLSLSLNLEANVLIRDRAFNRDLFERLDELSSNHCKVMSADKAPRGRIWHMTIGFLVFHFLRHFPAWAGWLPAHKPRLKPFIHPTGSDKA; the protein is encoded by the coding sequence ATGACCGGCCCATCGATGGAAAAAACCACGATCGAACACGTCTCCACACCTCCGCCCGTGCGTGAGCCGGCGGTCGTTAACGTCGAATACGGTTGGCACGGTAACAACCGGGTCCAATTGCTGGAGAACGGTGAGGAATACTTTCCACGGGTGTTTGAAGTGCTGCGCCAGGCCCAGAGTGAAATCCTGCTGGAAACCTTCATTGTGTTCGAAGACAAGGTCGGCAATGAGCTGCAAAAAATCCTGATTGAAGCGGCTCAACGCGGCGTGCGCATCACCGTCAGCCTCGACGGTTTTGGCTGTGGCGAACTGACCACGGAGTACCTCGCCGCCCTGAGCAATGCCGGTGTGCGCCTGCAGATATTCGATCCCGCCCCGCGTCACTTCGGCATCCGCACCAACTGGTTCCGCCGTCTGCACCGCAAGATTGTGGTGGTCGACGGGACGATTGCGTTCCTCGGCGGCATCAACTTTTCCGCCGACCACTTGGCCGACTTCGGTCCCGAGGCCAAACAGGATTACTCGGTTGAAGTGCAAGGCCCGGCGGTGGCCGATATTCATCATTTCGCCTTGCTGCAAAGCGGTCGTCCGGCCCGGGCCAAATACTGGTGGCAACGCCGCAGACAGCGGCGCGCGGAACTGGCGGTCAGCGATCATGATGGTCAGGTACGGCTGGTGTATCGCGACAATGCCGAACACCAGGGCGATATCGAAGAGGTGTACTTGCGGGTACTGCGCGGCGCCCGGCATCGCGCGATCATCGCCAACGCCTACTTCTTTCCAGGCTATCGGCTGCTGCGCGAGATCCGCAACGCGGCGCGGCGCGGAGTCGAGGTGCGTCTGATTCTTCAAGGGCAGCCGGATTTGCGGGTAGCCAGACTCGCCGCGCGCATGACCTACGACTATCTGCTGCGGGCCGGTGTAGCGATTTACGAATATTGCGACCGCCCCCTGCATGGCAAAGTCGCCCTGGTCGATGAGGACTGGAGCACCGTCGGTTCAAGCAACCTCGACCCGCTGAGCCTGTCCCTGAACCTGGAAGCCAACGTGTTGATCCGCGACCGTGCCTTCAACCGTGACTTGTTCGAGCGTCTCGACGAGTTGAGCAGCAACCACTGCAAGGTCATGTCGGCGGACAAGGCGCCTCGCGGGCGGATCTGGCACATGACCATCGGTTTTCTGGTGTTCCACTTCCTGCGGCATTTCCCGGCGTGGGCCGGTTGGCTGCCGGCACATAAACCGCGCCTGAAACCCTTCATCCATCCGACCGGGAGCGATAAGGCATGA
- a CDS encoding DUF72 domain-containing protein, translated as MAAIHIGISGWRYTPWRGEFYPKGLTQKRELQFASRAVNSIEINGSFYALQRPERYAQWYEETPAGFVFSVKAPRFITHIKRLRDIHKPLANFFASGVLELKEKLGPILWQFPPNFKFDPEVFESFLEQLPHDTEQAAALARQHEPRLNGHASMKAYGKKPLRHAVEIRHDSFVDPAFVRLLKRYSTALVIADTAGKWPYREDLTSDFVYLRLHGAEELYASGYTPQALKRWGDRIEAWYHGQQPADPQLIAPRQKPKTRKSREVFCYFDNDIKVRAPFDARRLLERFHLDKDLATAPGEPAAEGVLP; from the coding sequence ATGGCGGCGATTCATATTGGTATTTCAGGCTGGCGCTACACGCCTTGGCGGGGGGAGTTCTACCCGAAGGGGCTGACCCAGAAGCGCGAATTGCAATTCGCTTCACGGGCAGTGAACAGCATCGAAATCAATGGATCGTTCTACGCCCTGCAACGGCCCGAACGTTACGCCCAGTGGTACGAAGAAACCCCGGCGGGCTTCGTGTTCAGCGTCAAGGCGCCGCGCTTCATCACCCACATCAAGCGCCTGCGGGACATCCATAAACCCTTGGCGAATTTCTTCGCCTCCGGGGTGCTGGAACTCAAGGAAAAACTCGGCCCGATCCTCTGGCAGTTTCCACCCAACTTCAAATTCGACCCGGAGGTGTTCGAAAGCTTTCTCGAACAATTACCCCACGACACGGAACAGGCCGCCGCCCTCGCCCGCCAGCATGAGCCGCGCCTGAACGGTCACGCCAGCATGAAGGCCTACGGCAAAAAACCACTGCGCCATGCCGTGGAAATTCGCCACGACAGCTTCGTCGATCCCGCCTTTGTCCGTCTGCTCAAACGCTACAGCACTGCGCTGGTTATCGCCGACACCGCCGGCAAATGGCCGTATCGCGAAGACCTCACCAGCGACTTCGTTTACCTGCGCTTGCACGGCGCCGAGGAACTCTATGCCAGCGGTTATACCCCACAAGCACTGAAACGCTGGGGCGACCGGATTGAGGCCTGGTACCACGGACAACAACCGGCGGATCCGCAATTGATCGCGCCCCGGCAAAAACCCAAGACACGCAAATCCCGGGAAGTGTTCTGCTATTTCGATAACGACATCAAAGTCCGTGCGCCCTTCGATGCCCGCCGCTTGCTTGAGCGTTTCCATCTCGACAAAGACCTTGCCACGGCCCCCGGCGAACCCGCTGCCGAAGGAGTGCTGCCATGA
- a CDS encoding lysylphosphatidylglycerol synthase domain-containing protein encodes MRHSDAQPAPHSDTPRRSHWHRWKKPLTMLFFLALIVLFTMLAQRIEWGEVFDTLADFKVHTLIIASGLTLMSFLVYACFDLIGRTYIRQDLTWRQILPVGVISYAFNLNLSAWVGGVAMRYRLYSRLGVSKSNIAKILGLSLATNWFGYMVIAGTVFSSGLVRMPPSWKLSSDALQGVGVLLLLLSAGYLAACRFSRRREWSIRGVEINLPSLHMAVLQLALGALNWSLMAAVIFTLLPSKLDYPLVLGVLLISAFAGVITHIPAGLGVLEAVFVALLQHEASRGSLVAGLLAYRAIYFLLPLLITVVMYLVVEAKAKSLRISKKSS; translated from the coding sequence ATGAGGCATTCTGATGCGCAGCCTGCCCCTCACTCCGACACGCCGCGAAGATCCCACTGGCACCGCTGGAAAAAGCCGCTGACGATGCTGTTTTTTCTGGCGTTGATCGTACTGTTCACGATGCTCGCCCAACGCATCGAATGGGGTGAAGTGTTCGATACCCTCGCCGATTTCAAAGTGCACACGCTAATCATCGCGTCGGGTCTGACGCTGATGAGTTTTCTGGTCTACGCCTGTTTTGACCTGATCGGCCGCACCTACATCCGGCAGGACCTGACCTGGCGACAGATCCTCCCAGTGGGTGTCATCAGCTATGCCTTTAACCTGAACCTGAGCGCCTGGGTCGGCGGGGTCGCCATGCGTTATCGGCTGTATTCGCGGCTTGGCGTGAGCAAAAGCAACATCGCGAAAATCCTCGGGCTGAGCCTGGCGACCAATTGGTTCGGCTACATGGTGATTGCCGGCACGGTGTTCAGCAGCGGCCTGGTACGAATGCCGCCAAGCTGGAAACTGAGCAGCGATGCCCTGCAAGGCGTAGGCGTGTTATTGCTGCTGTTGAGCGCGGGGTATCTGGCGGCCTGCCGGTTTTCCAGGCGGCGGGAGTGGTCGATTCGCGGCGTGGAAATCAACCTGCCGTCGCTGCACATGGCGGTCCTGCAACTGGCCCTCGGCGCGCTGAACTGGTCGCTGATGGCGGCAGTGATTTTCACTCTGCTGCCGAGCAAGCTGGACTATCCGCTGGTGCTTGGCGTGTTGTTGATCAGCGCCTTTGCCGGGGTTATCACCCACATTCCGGCCGGGCTCGGGGTGCTGGAGGCGGTGTTCGTGGCGCTGCTGCAACATGAGGCCTCGCGGGGAAGTCTGGTGGCGGGGTTGCTTGCTTATCGGGCGATCTATTTCCTCCTGCCGCTGCTGATTACCGTGGTGATGTACCTGGTGGTGGAGGCCAAGGCGAAGTCGTTGCGGATTTCGAAGAAATCTTCTTGA
- a CDS encoding cysteine hydrolase family protein produces the protein MAKQALIVVDIQNDYFPQGKWPLVGADAAADNAARMIQAFREAGDPVVHIRHEFTSDAAPFFTPGSDGAKLHPKVLNRADEPVVLKHFTNSFRETELKAILDQQGIEHLVVVGSMSHMCIDGITRAAADLGYTVTVVHDACATRDLEFNGLTVPAAHVHAAFMSALGFAYASVVSTDDFLAG, from the coding sequence ATGGCCAAGCAAGCACTCATCGTAGTCGATATCCAGAACGACTACTTCCCCCAAGGCAAATGGCCGCTGGTGGGCGCCGACGCCGCAGCGGACAACGCCGCACGGATGATTCAGGCGTTTCGCGAGGCCGGTGATCCGGTGGTGCATATCCGCCACGAATTCACCTCCGACGCCGCTCCGTTCTTCACACCGGGCTCCGACGGCGCGAAGTTGCACCCCAAAGTCCTGAACCGCGCCGATGAACCGGTAGTACTCAAGCACTTCACCAACTCGTTCCGCGAAACCGAACTCAAGGCCATCCTCGACCAGCAAGGCATCGAGCACCTGGTGGTCGTCGGAAGCATGAGCCACATGTGCATCGACGGCATCACTCGCGCCGCGGCCGACCTGGGCTATACCGTTACCGTCGTCCACGATGCCTGCGCCACCCGTGATCTTGAGTTCAACGGCCTGACGGTTCCGGCAGCCCACGTGCATGCCGCCTTCATGTCGGCCCTGGGTTTTGCTTATGCCAGCGTGGTGTCCACTGACGACTTTCTGGCTGGTTAA
- a CDS encoding DUF3182 family protein, with the protein MTPTNRKKRVLAHSVRPDASLHEVETNRALARWLAQVLGLEYGGSYDLDLHSGRDVYLLPTQTLVGVAAARQLGVKGPEDLWGGYVDHDFICTKAISHGLLNRYAFAPEGWSPLFSERVRSVVLDGLSVFSLDDARPAAEHLLYSGPIRMKPIHACAGRGQEVIKSLDQFDAILARPDAKTLFTEGVVLEQDLTEVVTHSVGQSFIGDNVLSYCGDQYLTEDSQGEQVYGGSNLLVVRGYYEDLLALELADDTRLAIQQAQVFDSAADEAYPGFYASRRNYDIAQGLDCDGKQRSGVLEQSWRLGGASSAEVAALQSFVNNPGLRAIRVSSVETYTEQPLPANAIEVYRGPAEHGDFLLKYVTVKSYDG; encoded by the coding sequence ATGACCCCAACAAACCGCAAGAAACGGGTGCTCGCCCATTCGGTGCGCCCCGACGCCTCGCTGCACGAAGTCGAAACCAATCGCGCGCTGGCCCGTTGGCTGGCGCAGGTCCTCGGGCTCGAATACGGCGGCAGTTATGACTTGGATCTGCATAGCGGCCGTGATGTTTATCTGCTGCCGACCCAGACGCTGGTGGGCGTTGCTGCCGCCCGGCAGCTGGGCGTCAAAGGGCCGGAGGATTTGTGGGGCGGTTACGTCGACCACGATTTCATTTGCACCAAAGCCATTAGCCATGGGCTGTTGAATCGCTATGCGTTCGCGCCCGAAGGTTGGTCGCCGTTGTTTTCAGAACGGGTGCGTAGCGTCGTGCTCGATGGCCTCAGCGTGTTCTCCCTGGACGATGCTCGCCCGGCGGCGGAGCACCTGCTCTACAGCGGTCCGATCCGCATGAAACCTATTCATGCCTGCGCCGGACGCGGTCAGGAAGTGATCAAAAGCCTCGACCAGTTCGACGCCATTCTCGCTCGCCCCGATGCCAAAACACTCTTCACCGAAGGCGTGGTGCTGGAGCAGGACTTGACCGAAGTGGTCACCCACAGCGTCGGCCAAAGCTTCATCGGCGATAACGTGCTGAGTTATTGCGGTGATCAATACTTGACCGAGGACAGTCAGGGCGAACAGGTTTATGGAGGGTCCAACCTGTTGGTCGTACGAGGTTATTACGAGGACCTGCTGGCGCTGGAACTGGCGGACGACACGCGGCTGGCGATCCAGCAGGCGCAGGTATTCGACAGCGCGGCCGATGAAGCCTATCCCGGTTTCTACGCCTCGCGGCGCAACTACGACATCGCCCAGGGGCTGGATTGCGATGGCAAACAACGCAGCGGCGTGCTCGAACAATCCTGGCGCCTGGGCGGTGCCAGCAGTGCTGAAGTCGCGGCACTGCAGAGCTTCGTCAACAACCCCGGCTTGCGCGCGATTCGCGTGTCGTCGGTCGAAACCTATACCGAGCAACCGCTGCCGGCCAACGCCATTGAGGTCTACCGCGGGCCAGCGGAACACGGGGACTTTCTTCTCAAGTACGTAACGGTCAAATCCTATGACGGCTAG
- a CDS encoding PspA/IM30 family protein, whose amino-acid sequence MTQSIWSKLFTALRGGANEVGESIVDQQALRILDQEIRDADSALANAKRELVTIMAKHKLSADRVSEYNAKIKDLESKALAAIQANREDLALEVAEAISTLTNELDVEQKQATEFGGYADNMRKDITKAESRIKSLRQQVDMAKARESVQKAQVSASIASGGANGKLETAVGTLNRLQAKQQQRAAELEAQDQLADASTGTDLERKLREAGITPNEGSANAILERLKKKSAE is encoded by the coding sequence ATGACTCAGTCCATCTGGAGCAAATTGTTCACCGCGCTGCGTGGCGGTGCCAACGAAGTTGGCGAATCGATCGTCGACCAACAGGCCCTGCGCATTCTCGACCAGGAAATTCGCGATGCTGACAGCGCGCTGGCCAACGCCAAGCGTGAGCTGGTCACCATCATGGCCAAGCACAAACTGTCGGCCGATCGCGTCAGCGAGTACAACGCCAAGATCAAGGACCTGGAATCCAAGGCCCTGGCCGCGATCCAGGCCAACCGCGAAGACCTGGCACTGGAAGTGGCCGAAGCCATTTCGACCCTGACCAATGAACTGGATGTCGAGCAAAAGCAGGCCACCGAATTCGGCGGTTACGCGGACAACATGCGCAAAGACATCACCAAGGCTGAAAGCCGCATCAAAAGCCTGCGTCAGCAAGTGGACATGGCCAAGGCGCGTGAAAGCGTACAGAAAGCCCAGGTCAGTGCTTCGATCGCCAGTGGCGGCGCCAACGGCAAGCTGGAAACCGCCGTCGGTACGCTGAACCGCTTGCAAGCCAAGCAACAGCAACGCGCCGCGGAACTGGAAGCCCAAGACCAACTGGCCGATGCGTCGACCGGCACCGACCTGGAGCGCAAGCTGCGTGAAGCCGGCATCACGCCGAACGAAGGCAGCGCCAATGCGATTCTGGAACGTCTGAAGAAAAAATCGGCTGAGTAA
- a CDS encoding endonuclease/exonuclease/phosphatase family protein translates to MSISEPVGTTDEQQPIISTVTRFTVLTVNTHKGFTALNRRFILPELREAVRTVSADVVFLQEVHGTHEHHPQRYNNWPAMPQYEFLADTLWPQFAYGRNAVYPAGDHGNALLSKFQIIRHDNLDVSISGHENRGILHCVLRMPGDGREVHAICVHLGLLESHRMAQLKLLTQRMEELPQDAPVVVAGDFNDWRLRADALLKPCGLREVFAELHGKPARSFPARLPALRLDRIYVRNLKASHPQVLAARPWSHLSDHAPLSVEIEL, encoded by the coding sequence ATGAGCATTTCCGAACCGGTCGGCACGACGGATGAACAGCAGCCCATTATCAGCACGGTGACCCGCTTCACCGTGCTGACGGTCAACACCCACAAGGGTTTCACCGCGCTCAACCGGCGCTTCATCCTGCCCGAGTTGCGTGAGGCGGTGCGCACGGTGTCCGCCGACGTGGTGTTTCTGCAGGAGGTCCATGGCACCCACGAGCATCACCCCCAGCGCTACAACAATTGGCCGGCGATGCCCCAGTATGAATTTCTGGCCGATACCCTGTGGCCGCAATTTGCCTACGGGCGCAACGCGGTTTATCCGGCGGGCGATCACGGCAACGCGCTGTTGTCGAAATTCCAAATCATTCGTCACGATAACCTCGACGTTTCCATCAGCGGCCATGAGAACCGTGGAATCCTGCATTGCGTGCTGCGCATGCCCGGTGATGGCCGGGAAGTGCATGCCATTTGCGTCCATCTGGGACTGCTCGAAAGTCACCGGATGGCACAACTCAAACTGCTGACCCAACGCATGGAAGAGTTGCCGCAGGATGCCCCGGTGGTGGTCGCCGGCGACTTCAACGACTGGCGCCTGCGCGCCGATGCGCTGCTCAAGCCCTGCGGTTTGCGTGAAGTGTTCGCCGAGCTGCATGGTAAACCGGCGCGCAGTTTCCCGGCGCGTCTGCCAGCGTTGCGCCTGGACCGCATCTACGTGCGCAACCTCAAGGCCAGCCATCCGCAAGTACTCGCGGCACGACCCTGGTCACACCTTTCCGACCATGCACCACTGTCGGTGGAGATCGAGCTATGA
- a CDS encoding YjfI family protein: MKQMRAGLGAAGYVKHETWVLPENRSLLKQMEKQLRQPILAGSFMSENYMSAGNNWNIDRLYSALQALDEVVSNDITLSLVQGSESSIKLEMNDFGGLPIYIAVVGDQVIVDTVLVDVESINDVPAFNDAVLRSREMFPLSSIGIESMPNGQVVYNMFGALSADSSLTNVVTEVKTLVDNVQRASEAFERFFI, from the coding sequence ATGAAGCAGATGCGCGCAGGCCTGGGTGCCGCCGGTTATGTGAAACACGAGACTTGGGTGCTTCCCGAAAACCGAAGCCTGCTCAAGCAAATGGAGAAACAGCTACGCCAACCGATTCTGGCTGGCTCATTCATGTCGGAGAATTACATGAGCGCAGGTAATAACTGGAACATCGATCGCCTCTACAGCGCCCTTCAGGCCCTCGACGAAGTGGTTTCAAACGACATCACCCTCTCCCTCGTTCAAGGCTCCGAGTCCAGCATCAAGCTGGAAATGAACGATTTCGGTGGCTTGCCAATTTACATCGCCGTGGTGGGCGATCAGGTCATCGTCGATACCGTTCTGGTCGATGTCGAGTCCATCAACGACGTGCCGGCATTCAATGATGCCGTGCTGCGCAGCCGGGAAATGTTCCCGCTGTCCTCGATCGGTATCGAGTCCATGCCTAACGGGCAGGTCGTTTACAACATGTTCGGTGCACTGAGCGCAGACTCCAGCCTGACCAACGTCGTGACCGAGGTCAAAACCCTCGTCGACAACGTCCAGCGCGCCAGCGAAGCCTTTGAACGTTTCTTCATCTAA
- a CDS encoding GlxA family transcriptional regulator, translating into MAVERAIAELGVLIYPGAQMAAVHGLTDLFGVANRIAAEHQAAQLPLLRISHWRVEGDQAPERVYDSHPGPAGALVAVLIPPSIGGFSKGQASQGLIRWILQQHANGATLGGVCVGSILLAESGLLDGRRATTHWTSAKAFAERYPAIKLKADTPIVDDGDLITTAGLMAWSELGLRLVNRLLGPSIATGTARFLVVEHSDSASECGSNFSPILNHGDASILKVQHWLQSTGATDVSLTAMAERAGLEERTFLRRFRAATGLKPTEYCQHLRVGKAREMLEFTNGTIDHIAWTVGYQDPSAFRATFKKITGLAPSDYRGRFGVSATAAVAR; encoded by the coding sequence ATGGCTGTAGAAAGGGCAATCGCCGAACTGGGAGTGCTGATCTATCCCGGTGCGCAGATGGCGGCGGTGCATGGGCTGACGGACCTGTTCGGCGTGGCCAACCGGATCGCCGCCGAGCATCAGGCGGCGCAGCTGCCGTTGCTGCGGATCAGTCATTGGCGGGTCGAGGGCGATCAGGCGCCCGAGCGGGTCTACGACAGTCATCCCGGCCCGGCTGGCGCGTTGGTCGCCGTGTTGATCCCACCCTCGATCGGCGGTTTTTCCAAGGGCCAGGCATCCCAGGGGCTGATTCGCTGGATTCTTCAGCAACACGCCAACGGTGCGACCCTTGGCGGGGTCTGCGTGGGCTCTATTCTGTTGGCCGAAAGCGGTCTGCTCGACGGTCGTAGAGCCACGACCCACTGGACTTCGGCCAAGGCCTTCGCCGAGCGTTACCCGGCGATCAAGCTCAAGGCCGACACGCCGATTGTCGACGATGGTGACCTGATCACTACTGCTGGGTTAATGGCCTGGTCGGAACTGGGATTGCGGTTGGTGAACCGCTTGCTCGGGCCGAGCATTGCCACCGGCACGGCGCGGTTTCTGGTGGTGGAACACAGCGACAGCGCGAGCGAGTGCGGCAGCAATTTTTCACCGATTCTCAACCATGGCGATGCGTCGATTCTCAAGGTCCAGCATTGGTTGCAAAGCACCGGCGCGACCGATGTCTCGTTGACGGCAATGGCCGAGCGGGCGGGGCTGGAAGAACGCACCTTCCTGCGGCGTTTTCGTGCGGCGACCGGGTTGAAACCCACCGAGTACTGCCAGCACCTGCGGGTCGGCAAGGCGCGGGAAATGCTCGAATTCACTAACGGCACCATTGATCACATTGCCTGGACCGTGGGTTATCAGGATCCGAGTGCGTTTCGGGCAACGTTCAAAAAGATTACCGGGCTGGCGCCGAGTGATTACCGGGGGCGGTTTGGTGTGTCGGCTACCGCAGCCGTGGCTCGATAG
- a CDS encoding S9 family peptidase, producing MTARSETIAIDIDDEQMSGTFLSPKSKVPGVLFVHGWGGSQERDLERAKGIAGLGCVCLTFDLRGHTGGTGIPLSRITREDNLRDLLAAYDRLLAHPALDTSAIAVVGTSYGGYLAAILTSLRPVRWLALRVPALYRDDFWHTPKRELDKLDLRDYRSTRVSADSNRALHACSQFTGDVLLVESETDAYVPHATIMSYRAACQQTHSLTHRIIDGADHALSEPVSQQAYTSILVGWITEMVVGERLSIIQSS from the coding sequence ATGACGGCTAGAAGCGAAACCATTGCGATCGACATCGACGATGAACAGATGAGCGGAACCTTCCTCAGCCCCAAATCGAAAGTCCCGGGTGTGCTTTTCGTTCACGGCTGGGGCGGCAGTCAGGAGCGTGATCTGGAGCGCGCCAAAGGCATCGCCGGGTTGGGTTGCGTGTGCCTGACCTTCGACTTGCGCGGCCACACCGGCGGGACCGGTATTCCGTTGTCGCGGATAACCCGCGAAGACAATCTGCGCGACCTGCTGGCAGCCTACGACCGCTTGCTCGCGCACCCGGCGCTCGACACATCTGCGATCGCTGTGGTGGGTACCAGTTATGGCGGTTATCTGGCGGCGATCCTGACCTCCTTGCGCCCGGTGCGTTGGCTGGCGCTGCGGGTGCCGGCGTTGTATCGCGACGACTTCTGGCACACGCCCAAGCGTGAGCTGGACAAGCTCGATTTGCGCGATTACCGCAGCACGCGGGTCAGCGCCGACAGCAATCGCGCGCTGCATGCCTGTTCGCAATTTACCGGGGATGTGTTGCTGGTGGAGTCCGAGACTGATGCCTATGTGCCCCACGCGACCATCATGAGTTACCGCGCGGCGTGTCAGCAGACCCACTCATTGACTCACCGGATCATCGACGGTGCCGATCACGCCTTGAGCGAGCCTGTCTCGCAACAGGCGTACACCTCGATCCTCGTGGGCTGGATCACGGAAATGGTGGTGGGCGAGCGGTTGAGCATCATTCAGTCGAGTTGA